The Thermodesulfobacteriota bacterium genome includes the window AACCGACTCGGAAATCGACCAGTTCGCGATGAAGCAGCATTTTCTACAGACCGTCGGCCGAAAAACAACCGGTTGCGCGGACCTTCCTTAGGCGGGTCGTCGAGCGCGGATAGTCGATTTCGTAAGTCGCGTTGACAAGTCTTCGCTGGCGACGTTGTCGTTTCAGATCTTTCCGAGCAGACTCATGAGGACGTGTTCGTCGAGGGCTGGAGATCCTGGCTGATCCTTGATCACATAGAATCCTTTGGTATACATCGTTCGCGTCGGCTTTCCGGACCAATCGTCCCATCGATACAGGCCGAATTTCTGGGGTATGTACGGCGCGTTGTTGTTGTAGTCATTTGGGCCATCGTGGCTGACGATTAGTTGCACGGGCCCGTTTCCGACTGCACGCCATATCCGAACGTAGGGCTTCTGCGCAGCATCCCAATTCAGGCGCACCTTCATGACGAAGCGATGCCATTGCGTGGTCGAGGGCGCGCTCTCGCTCCACAGGGATTTGCTTGGAGGGTTCGACGCGACGGTGGGCTGCCCGGAATCCCATCGCACCACGAATGAAATATCGTTATCGCCCGAGTACATTGACAGCGAGGATGGCAACCAGTTTTCACCGCTGTCCGGCACTTGGTGGAAATCCATAAGAGATGCACCGCCGTTGCCGCTGCCGAACATGTCGGGTTCGAACTTCACGGCGAATGCTATCCAGTAGTCGACGCCGCGCATTACCGTAGCGCCTTTGCTGCTCCAATCGGCGGAGATTTCGCTTCGGCGTGCCCCTACTGTGCCCCATGTCGGAAATGCCTCGGCAATCCGGTGTCGGAACGCCGCCTTGGTCGGATCCAGGGGATCGGCCACCCTCGAGAGCGCGTAGTCGCTACCCAATCCGATGATCCCGGGTTCCTGTACGTCGGCGAGAACCTGGTTTGGTCCAGACACCTGGGTGGCTGCGTTCCATTTGCGGCCTTCTGCGTACGTCTGGCGAGGATCGATCCAGTAGATGACTCGCGAATCCCGGCTATCCGGTATTGCAGCAGTGTTGTCAGCACCGCTCGTCGACGGCGTATCTTTCGTTGCACTTGTGGCCGATTTCTGTGTCGTCGCCGTGGACCCCGTCAGCGCCGCGCTCTGGCTCTGCTCCACAGCTTGCGCAGTCGCCACGGGATCGACGTCAGAACCGCAGGCCGCCAACAGCATGGGCATCAGGCAAGCGGTCAGCAGAGCTCCGCTCCGCAAGAACGTAAGCGTGAAGCTTGGCATGAAATTCGCTCCGTTTCGGGGTGTACTCTCATCGACGCGGGAATCGCGACACGAGATGTGACATCCGTCACGGAAAGTAAAGAGTCGTGCGTCTGCCCAGTGCAGTGAATGGAGTAGCCGGTGTATACGACCCGACAAATGGCGGCGTTGACAGCGTGTCTCGGCGAGTGAAGGCGCATGCGGACATGGCAGACGTCCGCGACATAGTCACCAAGCGCGGGACGAAAGAAGAATGGTGTTAGCCGAAACGCCCGAATGGGTAGTTACCGACGAGGGCGAATAGATCTGGTGGCAGGCTTCATCTGGGCCCCCCGGATCTCAGATAGCGGATCGATCCCTCCGTCCAGACGCGCTTCGGTTTGCCTCGAGCGGCACTTGGACCGAAACCACGAAGGGCTTGAGCTTTGAGACGGTAGCAACAACCTGGCGCATAAGAGAGACTCTGTCAAACCTCCGTCACAG containing:
- a CDS encoding heparin lyase I family protein, encoding MPSFTLTFLRSGALLTACLMPMLLAACGSDVDPVATAQAVEQSQSAALTGSTATTQKSATSATKDTPSTSGADNTAAIPDSRDSRVIYWIDPRQTYAEGRKWNAATQVSGPNQVLADVQEPGIIGLGSDYALSRVADPLDPTKAAFRHRIAEAFPTWGTVGARRSEISADWSSKGATVMRGVDYWIAFAVKFEPDMFGSGNGGASLMDFHQVPDSGENWLPSSLSMYSGDNDISFVVRWDSGQPTVASNPPSKSLWSESAPSTTQWHRFVMKVRLNWDAAQKPYVRIWRAVGNGPVQLIVSHDGPNDYNNNAPYIPQKFGLYRWDDWSGKPTRTMYTKGFYVIKDQPGSPALDEHVLMSLLGKI